One window of the Tetragenococcus koreensis genome contains the following:
- a CDS encoding FtsW/RodA/SpoVE family cell cycle protein, translated as MPNKIKKRRFLDWGILIPYLFLNIVGLMMVYSTTSYVLLENGQNPARQAIFQFVFWIISLLLIFFIYKLKTNVLKNKKTTYVALMIVCFLLLVAFAFSPVNGAYGWIQIPGMGTIQPAEFFKVVVIWFFATTLAQQQSQVQHHFMYSIKGSLMAMIIPIGALLFYPDFGNAAIIVLLIIVMLLASGVNYIYTLYTGLIGFFGSILAIFGVNAFGKYFLPSYVLSRFAVFRNPFIDEYGDGHQMIHGYYALFNGGLFGRGLGNSIQKKGFLQFAHTDYAFAIVVEELGLIVAILILGILFYMIARILLIGIRSKDPFNSIMCIGIGALFLISIFINLGGITGIIPLSGITFPFISQGGSSLMMFSVCVGFALNISADEKKKAMLYEMKQKEAEE; from the coding sequence TTGCCTAACAAGATAAAAAAAAGGCGTTTTTTAGACTGGGGAATCTTGATTCCTTATCTATTTTTGAATATCGTTGGTTTAATGATGGTCTATAGTACAACTTCTTATGTGCTGTTAGAAAATGGGCAAAATCCGGCTCGTCAAGCAATTTTCCAATTTGTTTTTTGGATTATTAGTTTACTTTTAATCTTTTTTATTTATAAGTTAAAAACAAATGTATTGAAAAATAAAAAGACAACGTATGTGGCATTAATGATTGTTTGCTTCTTACTACTCGTAGCTTTTGCGTTTAGCCCAGTAAATGGCGCTTATGGATGGATACAAATCCCTGGAATGGGAACCATTCAACCGGCAGAGTTTTTTAAGGTAGTAGTGATATGGTTTTTTGCTACGACCTTAGCACAACAGCAAAGCCAAGTTCAGCACCACTTTATGTATAGCATCAAAGGTTCACTAATGGCTATGATAATTCCTATTGGAGCGTTGCTGTTTTACCCAGACTTTGGGAATGCAGCGATTATTGTTTTACTGATTATCGTTATGTTGTTGGCAAGCGGAGTTAACTATATTTATACACTTTATACAGGATTGATTGGCTTTTTTGGAAGCATTTTGGCAATCTTTGGTGTCAATGCTTTTGGTAAGTATTTTTTACCTAGCTATGTGTTATCTAGATTTGCCGTCTTTCGCAATCCCTTTATTGATGAATACGGGGACGGTCATCAAATGATTCATGGTTATTATGCTTTATTTAATGGTGGGTTATTTGGACGCGGCTTAGGAAATAGTATTCAAAAAAAAGGTTTTTTACAGTTTGCTCATACCGACTACGCTTTTGCTATTGTTGTAGAAGAGCTAGGTTTAATTGTAGCAATTCTGATTCTAGGTATTTTATTTTATATGATCGCGCGTATTTTATTAATTGGTATTCGTTCCAAAGATCCCTTTAACTCGATCATGTGTATTGGGATTGGCGCGTTATTTTTGATTTCTATTTTTATTAATTTAGGTGGTATTACTGGAATAATCCCGTTAAGTGGGATCACTTTTCCTTTTATCAGTCAAGGTGGTTCAAGCTTGATGATGTTTTCAGTCTGTGTCGGTTTTGCTTTAAATATAAGCGCCGATGAGAAGAAAAAAGCAATGTTGTACGAAATGAAACAAAAAGAAGCTGAAGAATGA
- a CDS encoding YlaN family protein, protein MESISPELALDLLYQEADRIKMLIKNQQNSLCISHCKAFEKVVDTQMYGLSRQVSFSIRLGIISNEMGQQLLSDLERDLNQLYNEVYEENKTITKGKEV, encoded by the coding sequence ATGGAATCTATTTCTCCGGAATTAGCATTAGATTTGCTTTATCAAGAGGCAGACCGTATCAAAATGCTAATTAAAAATCAGCAAAATAGTTTATGTATTTCCCATTGTAAGGCATTTGAAAAAGTTGTTGATACACAAATGTATGGATTGTCTAGGCAAGTGTCTTTTTCGATTCGTTTAGGAATTATTTCAAATGAAATGGGACAACAATTACTTAGTGATCTTGAGCGTGATTTAAATCAGTTATATAATGAAGTTTATGAAGAAAATAAAACTATTACAAAAGGCAAGGAGGTATAG
- the typA gene encoding translational GTPase TypA: MKYRDTIRNVAIIAHVDHGKTTLVDELLKQSETLDGRKDLQERAMDNNDIEKERGITILSKNTAVQYRNTRINILDTPGHADFGGEVERIMKMVDGVVLLVDAYEGTMPQTRFVLKKALDQNVTPIVVVNKIDKPGARPQFVVDQVLELFIELGADDDQLDFPVIYSSAINGTSSLSEDPEEQKPTMAPVFDTIIDHIPAPVDNSDEPLQFQVSLLDYNDYVGRIGIGRVFRGKIKVGDQVALIKLDGSVKKFRVSQLFGYFGLQRDEIQEAKAGDLIAVAGMEDIFVGETVTPFDHQDALPILRIDEPTLQMTFLVNNSPFAGQEGKHVTARKLEERLMMELQTDVSLRVEPITPDSWTVSGRGELHLSILIENLRREGYELQVSRPKVIEREIDGVKCEPFESVQIDTPEEYMGSVIESLGLRKGEMQDMVNTGNGQVRLIFQVPSRGLIGYNNEFLSMTRGYGIMHHTFDQYLPMLPAQLAGRNHGALVSIDTGKATGYSIMNIEERGTIFVEPNTEIYEGMIVGENSRENDLGVNITRAKQMTNVRSANKDQTSTIKKPRILTLEESVEFINEDEYCEITPVSIRLRKQILNKSEREKAAKKQKKS; this comes from the coding sequence TTGAAATATAGAGACACGATTCGCAACGTAGCAATTATTGCCCACGTTGACCACGGAAAAACAACCTTAGTTGATGAATTACTAAAACAATCTGAAACATTAGATGGTAGAAAAGACTTGCAAGAAAGAGCCATGGACAACAATGATATTGAAAAAGAACGTGGTATTACTATTTTATCTAAAAATACTGCTGTTCAATATCGTAACACCCGCATAAATATTTTAGATACGCCTGGACACGCGGATTTCGGCGGTGAAGTTGAACGTATCATGAAAATGGTCGATGGTGTGGTATTACTAGTAGATGCTTATGAAGGTACTATGCCGCAAACACGTTTTGTATTGAAAAAAGCATTGGATCAAAATGTTACACCTATCGTCGTTGTTAACAAAATCGATAAACCAGGAGCACGACCACAATTTGTTGTTGATCAAGTTTTGGAATTATTTATTGAGTTAGGTGCTGATGATGACCAATTAGACTTTCCAGTCATTTATTCTTCAGCGATCAATGGAACTTCAAGCCTTTCAGAAGATCCTGAAGAACAAAAACCAACCATGGCACCAGTATTTGACACGATTATTGATCATATCCCAGCGCCTGTTGATAATAGTGATGAACCTTTACAATTTCAAGTTTCTCTATTAGATTATAATGATTATGTAGGACGTATCGGAATCGGACGTGTTTTCCGTGGAAAAATTAAGGTTGGCGACCAAGTAGCTTTGATAAAACTGGACGGCAGCGTGAAGAAATTCCGAGTGAGCCAATTATTTGGTTATTTTGGTTTGCAACGTGATGAAATCCAAGAAGCTAAAGCAGGAGATCTAATCGCAGTTGCTGGTATGGAAGATATCTTTGTTGGTGAAACAGTGACACCTTTTGATCATCAGGATGCTTTACCAATTTTGCGCATTGATGAACCAACTCTGCAAATGACCTTCTTAGTAAATAATTCACCTTTTGCCGGTCAAGAAGGAAAACATGTAACGGCTCGTAAACTTGAAGAACGTCTAATGATGGAACTACAAACGGATGTTTCATTGCGGGTAGAACCTATTACTCCTGATTCTTGGACAGTATCTGGACGTGGTGAACTACACTTATCGATTTTAATTGAAAACTTACGTCGAGAAGGTTATGAACTACAAGTTTCTCGTCCGAAAGTTATTGAACGAGAAATTGATGGCGTTAAATGTGAACCATTTGAAAGTGTTCAAATCGATACACCAGAAGAATATATGGGTTCTGTAATTGAATCTTTAGGCCTACGTAAAGGCGAAATGCAAGACATGGTTAATACAGGAAATGGTCAAGTACGTTTGATCTTTCAAGTTCCATCACGTGGTTTAATTGGTTATAACAACGAATTCTTATCCATGACACGTGGTTACGGAATTATGCATCATACATTTGACCAATACTTGCCTATGTTGCCAGCTCAACTTGCTGGTAGAAATCATGGTGCATTGGTTTCTATTGATACAGGGAAAGCTACTGGCTATTCTATTATGAATATAGAAGAACGTGGGACTATCTTTGTAGAGCCTAATACCGAAATTTATGAAGGTATGATCGTAGGTGAAAATTCACGTGAAAATGATTTAGGTGTGAATATTACTAGAGCAAAACAAATGACTAACGTTCGTTCGGCTAATAAAGACCAAACGTCAACTATCAAGAAACCACGTATTTTGACGCTTGAAGAATCAGTCGAATTTATCAATGAAGATGAGTATTGTGAAATAACGCCAGTGAGCATTCGGTTAAGAAAACAAATCTTGAATAAATCTGAACGTGAAAAAGCAGCTAAGAAACAAAAGAAAAGTTAA
- a CDS encoding inositol monophosphatase family protein: protein MQIMINEIKNWIKEAAELIKKEIAKNDMTVDTKNGRRDLVTNVDKQVQDFLIEQINAFDPDAKILGEENGKDHLTDFSGRVFIIDPIDGTLNFVLEQENFCIMIAVYEEGQGKLGFIYNVMEDMLLWGGKEVGVFINEERLNTPPDLALKDGLVGMNSSMYRKNSYNAQVMAERSMGVRMSGCAGLEMIALIRGKHNAYVSSLAPWDYAAGSVMLEALGIKFSNINGKMLKFDGREHYIAATPTAYEEMMRLAEQAKS from the coding sequence ATGCAAATTATGATTAACGAAATAAAAAACTGGATAAAAGAAGCTGCTGAATTAATTAAAAAAGAAATCGCTAAAAATGACATGACTGTAGATACTAAAAATGGTCGGAGGGACTTAGTAACCAATGTTGATAAACAAGTGCAAGATTTTTTGATTGAACAAATCAACGCCTTTGATCCTGATGCTAAAATTTTAGGCGAAGAAAACGGTAAGGACCATCTTACTGATTTTTCTGGACGTGTGTTTATTATCGATCCGATTGACGGCACGTTGAATTTTGTATTAGAACAAGAAAATTTTTGTATTATGATTGCGGTCTACGAAGAAGGACAAGGAAAATTAGGCTTTATTTATAATGTAATGGAAGACATGCTTTTATGGGGAGGCAAAGAAGTTGGTGTTTTTATCAATGAAGAGCGTTTAAATACCCCGCCTGATTTGGCTTTAAAAGATGGCTTAGTAGGAATGAATTCTAGCATGTACCGCAAAAACAGTTATAATGCTCAGGTAATGGCAGAGCGTTCAATGGGCGTTCGGATGTCTGGATGTGCTGGACTTGAAATGATCGCTTTGATCAGAGGAAAACATAATGCCTATGTTTCTAGTTTAGCTCCTTGGGATTATGCAGCAGGAAGTGTTATGCTAGAAGCACTTGGCATCAAATTTTCAAATATTAACGGCAAAATGTTAAAATTTGATGGTAGGGAGCACTATATTGCAGCGACTCCCACCGCCTATGAAGAAATGATGCGTTTGGCTGAGCAGGCAAAAAGTTAA